In a genomic window of Stakelama saccharophila:
- the nadA gene encoding quinolinate synthase NadA translates to MNAGNGMGDNLAGVDLLAEIDRLRKERNAVILAHYYQKPEIQDLADFVGDSLDLSRKAAETDADVIAFCGVRFMAETAKILSPEKVVVLPDLDAGCSLEDSCPPEQFAKFRAEHPDHIALTYINCSAEVKALSDIIVTSSSAEKILSQIPAEQKIIFGPDKHLGGYLARKTGRDMLLWPGVCIVHEAFSETELLKLKAQYPGAPVAAHPECPAYILDHADYVGSTSGILKFSGEMDGDTLIVATEPHIIHQMNKAKPEVNFIGAPGADGNCNCNICPYMALNTIEKLYIALRDLEPRIEMAEDLRVKAKASLDRMLAMASGTVGMGDLGPR, encoded by the coding sequence ATGAACGCAGGGAACGGCATGGGCGATAATCTGGCGGGGGTGGACCTGCTCGCCGAGATCGACCGGCTGCGCAAGGAACGCAACGCCGTCATCCTCGCCCATTATTACCAGAAGCCCGAGATCCAGGATCTGGCCGATTTCGTCGGCGACAGCCTGGACCTGTCGCGCAAGGCGGCGGAAACCGACGCCGATGTCATCGCCTTTTGCGGGGTGCGCTTCATGGCCGAAACGGCGAAGATCCTCTCGCCGGAAAAGGTCGTGGTGCTGCCCGACCTGGACGCCGGCTGCAGCCTGGAGGATAGCTGCCCGCCCGAACAGTTCGCGAAGTTCCGGGCCGAGCATCCCGACCATATCGCGCTGACCTACATCAACTGTTCGGCCGAGGTGAAGGCGCTCAGCGACATCATCGTCACCTCGTCCTCGGCGGAGAAGATCCTCAGCCAGATTCCGGCGGAACAGAAGATCATCTTCGGCCCCGACAAGCATCTGGGCGGCTATCTGGCGCGCAAGACCGGGCGCGACATGCTGCTGTGGCCCGGCGTGTGCATCGTCCACGAGGCATTTTCGGAGACCGAGCTGCTGAAGCTGAAGGCGCAGTATCCGGGCGCGCCGGTCGCGGCGCATCCCGAATGCCCGGCCTATATCCTCGACCATGCCGATTATGTCGGATCGACTAGCGGCATCCTGAAATTTTCCGGGGAGATGGACGGCGACACCCTGATCGTCGCGACGGAGCCGCACATCATCCACCAGATGAACAAGGCCAAGCCCGAGGTGAACTTCATCGGCGCGCCGGGCGCGGACGGCAACTGCAACTGCAACATCTGCCCCTATATGGCGCTGAACACGATCGAGAAGCTCTATATCGCGCTGCGCGACCTGGAGCCGCGCATCGAGATGGCGGAAGACCTGCGCGTGAAGGCGAAGGCCAGCCTCGACCGCATGCTCGCCATGGCGAGCGGGACGGTCGGCATGGGCGATCTGGGCCCCCGGTGA
- the grxD gene encoding Grx4 family monothiol glutaredoxin: MSEDVNARIDGMVKDKGVVLFMKGSPLFPQCGFSSRAVAILQHLNVEFDSVDVLQDQDVRQGIKTYSDWPTIPQLYVKGEFVGGSDIMMEMYESGELADLMKEKGVVATA, from the coding sequence ATGAGCGAGGACGTGAACGCCCGCATCGACGGGATGGTGAAGGACAAGGGCGTGGTGCTGTTCATGAAGGGCAGCCCGCTTTTCCCGCAATGCGGCTTTTCCAGCCGCGCGGTCGCCATTCTGCAGCACCTGAACGTCGAGTTCGACAGCGTCGACGTGCTGCAGGATCAGGACGTCCGCCAGGGCATCAAGACCTATTCCGACTGGCCGACCATCCCGCAGCTCTATGTAAAGGGCGAATTCGTCGGCGGATCGGACATCATGATGGAGATGTACGAATCGGGCGAGCTGGCCGATCTGATGAAGGAAAAGGGCGTCGTGGCCACCGCCTGA
- a CDS encoding M56 family metallopeptidase: MIAWAIETVVATTLLMLLVLAIRRPVREAMGPRFAYALWALPALRMLLPPLPESWRASARAPIATAGETIQIYLIAPISGADAAPVASGPDWASIALGLWIVGALGFIGWHAIAHGRFCQRLIRRSRRSRALAEGRVHMIETDAANGPLAFGIFRKYVAFPRDFTERYDPSERDLALAHELCHHQRGDLYANWAALAMLAFHWFNPVAWRAFRAFRADQEMACDAVVLAGRPEALRHAYGLAIVKSAHGGAVSAACHLHTINELKGRLKMLSRNRTVSRRRLAAGASGMAALMVAGLAVTASGTSAAETLRTNVEDSIGVKLDALQLPALREVTPPAEVPAPAAPAAPDAPAPLAQDDLPPPPPAPTAPVADLSVPAAPPAPTAETRTIVIKNREIAAKARAEAMASIPDIREQNCGGGGTATRRIIENRNGAGKKKIMIICSDRIEKMAQEAQAHAMQSKSMALESALAGLESAKASIRAAADLSAADRDEALAGIDEGIAEVRAEMAERDSEID, from the coding sequence ATGATCGCCTGGGCCATCGAAACCGTCGTCGCGACCACGCTGTTGATGCTGTTGGTGCTGGCGATCCGCAGGCCCGTGCGCGAGGCGATGGGACCGCGCTTCGCCTATGCGCTGTGGGCGCTGCCGGCGTTGCGCATGCTGTTGCCGCCGCTGCCGGAAAGTTGGCGCGCGAGCGCCCGCGCGCCGATCGCGACGGCGGGCGAGACCATCCAGATCTATCTGATCGCGCCGATCAGCGGCGCCGACGCGGCGCCGGTGGCGAGCGGGCCGGACTGGGCGTCGATCGCACTGGGTCTGTGGATCGTAGGTGCGTTGGGCTTCATCGGCTGGCACGCGATCGCGCACGGCCGTTTCTGCCAGCGTCTGATACGGCGCAGCCGCCGCTCGCGCGCGCTGGCCGAGGGGCGCGTGCACATGATCGAGACCGATGCCGCGAACGGGCCGCTCGCCTTCGGCATCTTTCGCAAATATGTCGCCTTTCCGCGCGATTTCACCGAACGTTACGACCCGTCGGAGCGCGATCTCGCGCTGGCGCACGAGCTTTGCCACCATCAGCGCGGCGACCTCTATGCCAATTGGGCGGCGCTCGCGATGCTTGCCTTCCACTGGTTCAATCCGGTCGCCTGGCGCGCCTTCCGCGCGTTTCGCGCCGATCAGGAAATGGCCTGCGACGCCGTGGTGCTGGCCGGCAGGCCGGAGGCGCTGCGCCATGCTTATGGCCTGGCCATCGTCAAGTCGGCCCATGGCGGGGCGGTATCGGCGGCCTGTCACCTGCACACCATCAACGAACTGAAAGGGAGGCTGAAAATGCTGTCGAGGAATCGGACTGTCTCACGCCGGCGACTGGCTGCGGGCGCGAGCGGCATGGCCGCGCTGATGGTGGCGGGCCTGGCCGTGACCGCATCGGGCACGAGCGCTGCCGAGACGCTGCGCACCAATGTCGAGGATTCGATCGGCGTGAAGCTGGATGCGCTGCAACTCCCCGCGCTGCGTGAGGTGACCCCGCCGGCCGAAGTGCCCGCACCGGCGGCTCCCGCGGCGCCGGACGCGCCCGCACCGCTCGCCCAGGACGATCTGCCGCCGCCGCCACCGGCGCCCACAGCGCCCGTTGCGGACCTGTCCGTTCCGGCGGCACCGCCTGCGCCGACGGCGGAGACGCGCACGATCGTGATCAAGAACCGCGAGATCGCGGCAAAGGCACGCGCCGAAGCGATGGCGTCGATCCCCGACATTCGCGAGCAGAATTGCGGCGGGGGCGGTACTGCCACCCGGCGCATCATCGAAAATCGCAACGGCGCCGGCAAGAAGAAGATCATGATCATCTGCAGCGATCGGATAGAGAAGATGGCGCAAGAGGCCCAGGCCCATGCAATGCAGAGCAAGTCGATGGCGCTGGAAAGCGCGCTTGCCGGCCTTGAATCGGCGAAGGCGTCGATCCGCGCCGCTGCCGACTTGAGCGCGGCAGACCGCGATGAAGCGCTGGCCGGCATCGATGAAGGCATTGCAGAGGTGCGTGCCGAAATGGCCGAGCGGGACAGCGAGATCGACTGA
- the nadC gene encoding carboxylating nicotinate-nucleotide diphosphorylase, whose translation MIDITGFDCDAFVQATLAEDLGAAGDITSAAVIPADAMFEGVMDSRDAITVAGLPIAEAFFRALDPDAAIEILAGEGENVPHGAELMRLRGRARALLTAERSALNTVQHLSGIATMTRSYVERIRGTGATLLDTRKTLPGLRLLEKYATRAGGATNHRMGLWDAAMIKDNHVAVAGSVEAAVRRAAAAGIERIIVEVDRIDQIEPALAAGATHLLLDNMEPATLRGAVTLVGGRVPTEASGGVRLETIRAIAETGVTYVSVGRLTQSAPAADIGLDFSAV comes from the coding sequence ATGATCGACATTACGGGATTCGACTGCGACGCCTTCGTCCAGGCCACGCTCGCCGAGGATCTGGGGGCGGCGGGCGACATCACCTCCGCCGCCGTCATCCCCGCGGATGCCATGTTCGAAGGCGTCATGGACAGCCGCGACGCGATCACTGTCGCCGGCCTGCCGATCGCCGAGGCGTTCTTTCGCGCGCTCGATCCCGACGCGGCGATCGAGATTCTGGCGGGCGAGGGGGAAAACGTACCGCACGGCGCCGAACTGATGCGCCTTCGCGGGCGCGCACGCGCCTTGCTGACGGCGGAGCGTTCCGCGCTCAATACCGTCCAGCACCTTTCCGGCATCGCGACGATGACGCGCAGTTATGTCGAGCGCATTCGCGGCACCGGGGCAACCCTGCTCGACACCCGCAAGACGCTTCCCGGCCTGCGCCTGCTGGAAAAATACGCCACCCGCGCTGGCGGCGCGACCAATCACCGCATGGGATTATGGGATGCGGCGATGATCAAGGACAACCACGTCGCCGTGGCCGGATCGGTGGAAGCGGCCGTACGTCGCGCCGCCGCCGCCGGTATCGAACGGATCATCGTCGAGGTCGACCGTATCGACCAGATCGAACCTGCACTGGCCGCGGGCGCGACCCATCTGCTGCTCGACAACATGGAACCGGCCACGCTGCGCGGTGCGGTGACGCTGGTCGGCGGACGCGTTCCGACTGAGGCGTCGGGCGGCGTGCGGCTGGAAACCATCCGCGCGATCGCGGAAACGGGCGTGACCTATGTCAGCGTCGGACGGCTGACCCAGTCGGCGCCGGCGGCGGACATCGGTCTGGATTTCAGCGCGGTTTGA
- a CDS encoding DUF2254 domain-containing protein — MHAWFRQTAERLNASYWFLPALLTIGAIVLSFVTYWIDTRLGADWLRDMGWLHASKPDGARSLLSMIAGSMISVAGTVFAITIAAVVYASGNYGPRLLTNFMTDRGNQLSLGVFIADFVYCMMILRTIRQPDEAGYFITPGNPGFVPELSLIVALGLTLFSVGVLVYFLHHVPDSIRINNVVAAVGRRALHDIEKRFPDFDRGAAMQRPPKEGLTAVRAKRTGYVEVIDFDTLGHVCEKQGVSVYLSVRPGDFVHPDMTVLRVAGTLGEGVDDKLRDAFAVGESRTPNQDIEYSLDELVEIGLRALSPGINDPFTAVTCLHWLSAATASLAMRDLACDADGRPFGEQRVYALPDDFIHFIARGFGSIRASAAASPIASRIFVESLAYAAAGKPSAERSELLFKEAQLLLAQAEGALHGPALEELRGVVAWFDRELHGQDRFSDTANRAKRTG; from the coding sequence ATGCATGCCTGGTTCCGACAGACCGCCGAACGCCTGAACGCCAGTTACTGGTTCCTGCCAGCCCTGTTGACGATCGGGGCGATCGTCCTGTCGTTCGTCACCTATTGGATCGATACGCGGCTGGGGGCGGACTGGTTGCGCGACATGGGCTGGCTGCACGCATCCAAGCCGGACGGCGCGCGATCTTTACTGTCGATGATCGCGGGGTCGATGATCTCGGTCGCCGGCACGGTGTTCGCCATCACCATCGCCGCCGTCGTCTATGCATCGGGAAATTACGGGCCGCGCCTGCTCACCAACTTCATGACCGATCGCGGCAACCAGTTGTCGCTGGGCGTGTTCATCGCCGATTTCGTCTATTGCATGATGATACTGCGCACCATCCGGCAGCCGGACGAGGCGGGATATTTCATCACGCCGGGCAATCCCGGCTTCGTGCCGGAACTGTCGTTGATCGTGGCGCTGGGCCTGACGCTGTTTTCGGTGGGAGTGCTGGTCTATTTCCTCCACCACGTCCCCGACAGCATCCGCATCAACAACGTCGTGGCCGCGGTCGGCCGGCGGGCCTTGCACGACATCGAAAAGCGCTTTCCCGATTTCGACCGGGGCGCCGCCATGCAGCGTCCGCCGAAAGAAGGGCTCACTGCTGTCCGCGCAAAGCGCACCGGCTATGTCGAGGTGATCGATTTCGACACGCTCGGCCATGTCTGCGAGAAACAGGGCGTCAGCGTCTATCTGTCGGTGCGGCCGGGCGATTTCGTCCATCCCGACATGACGGTCCTGCGGGTCGCGGGCACGCTGGGCGAGGGGGTGGACGATAAGCTGCGCGACGCCTTCGCGGTCGGCGAGAGCCGCACGCCGAACCAGGACATCGAATATTCGCTGGACGAGCTGGTCGAGATCGGGCTGCGCGCGCTGTCGCCGGGTATCAACGATCCGTTCACGGCGGTGACGTGCCTGCACTGGCTGTCGGCGGCGACGGCCAGCCTGGCGATGCGCGATCTCGCCTGCGACGCGGACGGCCGCCCGTTCGGCGAGCAGCGGGTCTATGCCCTGCCGGACGACTTCATCCATTTCATCGCGCGCGGATTCGGCTCGATCCGGGCTTCGGCCGCGGCGAGCCCGATCGCATCGCGCATTTTCGTCGAATCGCTCGCTTACGCCGCGGCGGGCAAGCCGTCGGCGGAGCGTAGCGAACTGCTGTTCAAGGAAGCGCAACTCCTGCTCGCGCAGGCGGAAGGCGCGCTGCACGGGCCGGCGCTGGAGGAACTGCGCGGCGTGGTCGCGTGGTTCGACCGCGAGCTGCACGGGCAAGACCGCTTTTCCGACACCGCGAATCGTGCCAAGCGGACCGGATGA
- a CDS encoding MBL fold metallo-hydrolase — MTDATAGRAERLDPLVARVLAPNPSPYTNTGTQTHLVGTDDLAVIDPGPDSEAHLAALLHAIDGRPVRAILITHTHRDHSPLSRALQRETSAPILGCAPLAPDDAAGGDSPFDRDYAPDRVLAEGEQVTGEGWTLEAVATPGHTSNHLCFALPQADALFSGDHVMGWSTTVVAPPDGDMGAYMASLDKLLRRDDRIYYPAHGDPVTNPRRLVRGMLGHRKQREGQILRLLGRGVHRVPDMLAAMYVGIDPRLAGAAEASIRAHLIDLRGRGLAREEEDMWMLAA, encoded by the coding sequence ATGACCGACGCCACAGCCGGCCGCGCCGAGCGGCTCGATCCCCTTGTCGCGCGGGTGCTGGCGCCCAATCCGTCTCCTTACACGAACACGGGCACGCAGACGCACCTCGTCGGCACGGACGACCTGGCCGTCATCGATCCGGGGCCGGATAGCGAAGCGCATCTTGCCGCGCTGTTGCACGCGATCGACGGCCGGCCGGTGCGCGCGATCCTGATCACCCACACGCACCGCGATCACAGCCCGCTGTCACGCGCCCTTCAGCGCGAAACCAGTGCGCCGATCCTGGGCTGCGCGCCACTGGCGCCGGACGACGCGGCGGGGGGCGACAGTCCGTTCGACCGCGACTATGCGCCCGACCGCGTGCTGGCCGAGGGCGAGCAGGTGACGGGCGAGGGCTGGACGCTGGAGGCGGTCGCGACGCCGGGCCATACCTCCAACCATCTGTGCTTCGCCCTGCCACAGGCGGACGCGCTGTTCAGCGGCGATCATGTCATGGGCTGGTCGACGACGGTGGTCGCGCCGCCCGACGGCGACATGGGCGCCTATATGGCGAGCCTCGACAAGCTGCTGCGGCGCGACGACCGGATCTATTATCCCGCGCACGGCGATCCCGTCACCAATCCGCGCCGGCTGGTGCGCGGGATGCTGGGCCACCGCAAGCAGCGCGAGGGGCAGATATTGCGCCTGCTGGGGCGCGGCGTCCACCGCGTGCCGGACATGCTGGCGGCGATGTATGTCGGCATCGATCCGCGGCTCGCGGGGGCGGCGGAGGCGTCGATACGCGCGCACCTGATCGATCTGCGCGGCCGCGGCCTGGCTCGGGAGGAAGAGGATATGTGGATGCTCGCGGCATGA
- a CDS encoding DUF4230 domain-containing protein has protein sequence MSEGEANTMVVRRGGLASGCLMLLGGLAAVAVIVAAGMWAFGRYVDKTLDPDPVTIASASLAGLREQNRLSAFAARYVAVVTSKQSRLGLTASKTLIMPGSVQYEVDLGKLKQRDVAWDARTNTLSIHLPPIELDGPHVEPGAIKQYGEGGILMSLTDAEATLDAANRKAARQELVRQARAETPMRLARDATRQAVERSFAMPLKAVGLDATVRATFPDERTAQDDERWDVSRPISDVLANRR, from the coding sequence ATGAGCGAGGGCGAAGCGAACACGATGGTCGTGCGGCGCGGCGGGCTGGCGTCGGGGTGCCTGATGCTGCTCGGCGGGCTGGCGGCGGTCGCGGTCATCGTCGCGGCGGGCATGTGGGCGTTCGGGCGCTATGTCGACAAGACGCTCGACCCCGATCCGGTGACGATCGCGAGCGCGAGCCTGGCCGGCCTGCGCGAGCAGAACCGGCTGTCGGCCTTCGCCGCGCGCTATGTCGCGGTGGTCACGTCGAAGCAATCGCGCCTCGGCCTGACGGCGAGTAAGACGCTGATCATGCCCGGTTCGGTCCAGTATGAGGTCGATCTCGGCAAGCTGAAGCAGCGCGACGTCGCCTGGGACGCGCGGACCAACACCCTGTCGATCCATCTGCCGCCGATCGAGCTGGACGGCCCGCATGTCGAACCGGGCGCGATCAAGCAATATGGCGAGGGCGGCATCCTGATGTCGCTGACCGATGCCGAGGCGACGCTGGATGCCGCCAACCGCAAGGCGGCGCGACAGGAACTGGTGCGCCAGGCGCGCGCCGAGACACCGATGCGGCTGGCGCGCGACGCCACGCGGCAGGCGGTCGAGCGCAGCTTCGCCATGCCGCTGAAGGCGGTCGGGCTGGACGCCACGGTGCGCGCGACCTTCCCCGACGAGCGCACGGCGCAGGATGACGAGCGCTGGGACGTGAGCCGGCCGATTTCCGATGTGCTGGCCAACCGGCGATAG
- a CDS encoding BolA family protein, which produces MAMEAEQIETLIRDGIPDAEVEITDLAGDGDHYAARVTAESFRGMPRVKQHQAVYAALGGRMGGTLHALQLTTAVPNKE; this is translated from the coding sequence ATGGCGATGGAAGCTGAGCAGATCGAGACGCTGATCCGCGACGGTATTCCGGATGCCGAGGTCGAGATCACCGACCTCGCCGGCGACGGCGACCATTATGCCGCACGCGTGACGGCGGAAAGTTTTCGCGGAATGCCGCGCGTGAAACAGCACCAGGCGGTCTATGCCGCGCTGGGCGGCCGGATGGGCGGCACGCTGCACGCGCTGCAACTGACCACCGCGGTTCCGAACAAGGAGTAG
- a CDS encoding DUF1476 domain-containing protein, protein MTTFDDRERAFEAKFAREEEMAFRVHARRNRLLGLWAAEKMKLTPEESEAYAKAVVQADFEEAGDEDVVRKLVGDLTAAGVDTGDAEVRKALDDMAVEARRQMIEAQ, encoded by the coding sequence ATGACGACCTTCGATGATCGCGAGCGGGCCTTCGAGGCGAAGTTCGCCCGCGAGGAGGAAATGGCCTTCCGCGTCCATGCACGGCGCAACCGGCTGCTGGGTCTGTGGGCGGCGGAGAAGATGAAGCTGACGCCCGAGGAATCGGAGGCCTATGCAAAGGCCGTCGTCCAGGCCGATTTCGAGGAAGCGGGCGACGAGGACGTGGTGCGCAAGCTCGTCGGCGACCTGACCGCGGCCGGGGTCGATACCGGCGATGCCGAAGTGCGCAAGGCGCTGGACGATATGGCGGTGGAGGCACGGCGGCAGATGATCGAGGCCCAATAA
- a CDS encoding BlaI/MecI/CopY family transcriptional regulator, protein MAERISDAEHAVMEVLWDESPLGAQEVAERVGPEREWSANTVKTLLGRLLAKKAIAHEAQGRRYLYRPLVAREEYVAGESQRLIDRLFGGRVTPLVAHLAERDELSDRDIAEIEALLKDLKQ, encoded by the coding sequence ATGGCCGAACGAATCAGCGATGCCGAGCATGCCGTAATGGAAGTGCTGTGGGACGAAAGTCCGCTCGGCGCGCAGGAGGTGGCCGAACGCGTCGGCCCGGAGCGGGAGTGGAGCGCCAATACGGTCAAGACGCTGCTCGGGCGGCTGCTCGCCAAGAAGGCGATCGCGCACGAGGCGCAGGGCCGGCGCTATCTCTATCGCCCGCTGGTCGCGCGTGAGGAATATGTCGCCGGGGAATCGCAGCGGCTGATCGACCGGCTGTTCGGCGGCCGGGTGACGCCGCTGGTGGCGCATCTCGCCGAGCGCGACGAACTGTCCGATCGTGACATCGCCGAGATCGAAGCGCTGTTGAAGGACCTCAAGCAATGA